One genomic window of Leopardus geoffroyi isolate Oge1 chromosome C3, O.geoffroyi_Oge1_pat1.0, whole genome shotgun sequence includes the following:
- the LOC123585730 gene encoding LOW QUALITY PROTEIN: 60S ribosomal protein L23a-like (The sequence of the model RefSeq protein was modified relative to this genomic sequence to represent the inferred CDS: substituted 2 bases at 2 genomic stop codons) — protein WYETDKATFPSVPHTPKTLDPAPPKAEAKAKALKAKKAVLKGVHSHKKKICTSPTFRRPKTLHLXRQPKYPXKSTSRRNKLDHYAIIKFPLTTKSAMKKIEDNNTLVFIVDVKANKHQIKQAVKKLYDIDVAKANTLIRPDGEKKAYAQLAPDYDALDVANKIGII, from the coding sequence TGGTATGAAACTGATAAAGCAACATTCCCTTCTGTCCCACACACCCCTAAGACTCTGGACCCTGCCCCTCCCAAAGCTGAAGCTAAAGCAAAGGCTTTGAAGGCAAAGAAAGCAGTGCTGAAAGGCGTCcacagtcataaaaaaaagaTCTGCACATCACCTACATTCCGACGGCCCAAGACACTGCATCTCTGAAGGCAGCCCAAATATCCTTGAAAGAGCACCTCCAGAAGAAACAAGCTTGACCACTATGCCATCATCAAGTTCCCCCTGACTACCAAGTCagccatgaagaaaatagaagacaacaaCACTCTTGTGTTCATTGTGGATGTCAAGGCCAACAAGCACCAGATCAAACAGGCCGTGAAGAAGCTCTATGACATTGATGTGGCCAAGGCCAACACTCTAATCAGGCCcgatggagaaaagaaagcatatgctCAACTGGCTCCTGACTATGATGCTTTGGATGTTGCCAACAAAATTGGGATCATCTAA